In Streptomyces violaceusniger Tu 4113, one DNA window encodes the following:
- a CDS encoding hydroxymethylglutaryl-CoA lyase: protein MTLPMTVPAPGLPTRILIHEVGPRDGLQNEKALVPVAIKAEFIRRLAEAGLTTIEATSFVHPKWVPQLADAEELMPLIDDVAARLPVLVPNERGLDRALALGARDIAVFASATESFAKANLNRTVDGALEMFEPVVAKARDAGVAVRGYLSMCFGDPWEGQVPISQTVSVSRRLLDMGCDELSLGDTIGVATPGHVRELLATLTEAGVTNDRLAVHFHDTYGQALANTLAALQHGVTTVDASAGGLGGCPYAKSATGNLATEDLVWMLDGLGIETGVDIGRLTATSVWMARHLGRPSPSRTVRALSQKET from the coding sequence ATGACCCTCCCCATGACCGTCCCGGCCCCCGGGCTGCCCACCCGGATCCTGATCCATGAGGTGGGCCCGCGGGACGGGCTGCAGAACGAGAAGGCGCTGGTCCCGGTGGCCATCAAGGCCGAGTTCATCCGGCGGCTCGCCGAGGCCGGTCTCACCACCATCGAGGCCACCAGCTTCGTCCATCCGAAGTGGGTGCCCCAACTGGCCGACGCCGAGGAGCTGATGCCGCTGATCGACGACGTGGCCGCCCGGCTCCCCGTGCTCGTGCCCAATGAGCGCGGTCTCGACCGCGCCCTCGCGCTGGGCGCGCGCGACATCGCCGTCTTCGCCAGCGCCACGGAGTCCTTCGCCAAGGCCAATCTCAACCGTACGGTGGACGGCGCGCTGGAGATGTTCGAGCCGGTCGTCGCGAAGGCCAGGGACGCGGGCGTGGCCGTGCGCGGCTATCTGTCGATGTGCTTCGGCGACCCGTGGGAGGGGCAGGTCCCGATCTCCCAGACCGTCTCGGTCAGCCGCCGCCTGCTGGACATGGGATGCGACGAGCTGAGCCTCGGCGACACCATCGGCGTGGCCACCCCCGGCCATGTGCGGGAGCTGCTGGCCACGCTCACCGAGGCGGGCGTCACGAACGACCGGCTGGCCGTGCACTTCCACGACACCTACGGCCAGGCACTCGCCAACACCCTCGCCGCGCTCCAGCACGGCGTGACCACCGTCGACGCCTCCGCCGGTGGCCTCGGCGGCTGTCCGTACGCCAAGAGCGCCACCGGCAATCTCGCCACCGAAGACCTCGTGTGGATGCTCGACGGCCTCGGCATAGAGACCGGGGTCGACATCGGCCGTCTCACCGCCACCAGCGTGTGGATGGCCCGGCATCTGGGCCGGCCCAGCCCGTCCCGCACCGTTCGCGCCCTCTCCCAGAAGGAGACCTGA
- a CDS encoding acyl-CoA dehydrogenase family protein: MSIDHRLSPEHEELRRTVEAFAHDVVAPKIGEYWEHHEFPYEIVREMGRMGLFGLPFPEEYGGMGGDYFALCLALEELARVDSSVAITLEAGVSLGGMPIFLYGTEEQKRTWLPGLCSGETLGAFGLTEPGGGSDAGATRTTARLDETTGEWVINGTKCFITNSGTDITALVTVTAVTGRKEDGRPEISSIIVPSGTPGFTVAAPYSKVGWNASDTRELSFADCRVPAANLLGAEARGYAQFLRILDEGRIAISALATGLAQGCVDESVAYARTREAFGRPIGANQAIQFKLADMEVRAHMARVAWRDAASRLVLGEPFKKEASIAKLYSSEIAVDNAREATQIHGGYGFMNEYPVARMWRDSKILEIGEGTSEVQRMLIARELGFAS, translated from the coding sequence ATGTCGATCGACCACCGACTCTCCCCCGAACACGAGGAACTGCGCCGCACCGTCGAGGCGTTCGCGCATGATGTGGTCGCCCCCAAGATCGGGGAGTACTGGGAGCACCATGAGTTCCCGTACGAGATCGTCCGCGAGATGGGCCGGATGGGCCTGTTCGGCCTGCCCTTCCCGGAGGAGTACGGCGGCATGGGCGGGGACTACTTCGCGCTCTGCCTCGCCCTGGAGGAGCTGGCCCGGGTGGACTCCTCGGTCGCGATCACCCTGGAGGCCGGGGTCTCGCTCGGCGGGATGCCGATCTTCCTCTACGGCACCGAGGAGCAGAAGCGCACCTGGCTGCCGGGGCTCTGCTCCGGGGAGACCCTGGGCGCGTTCGGCCTGACCGAGCCCGGCGGCGGTTCGGACGCGGGCGCCACCCGCACCACGGCCCGGCTGGACGAGACCACCGGCGAATGGGTGATCAACGGCACCAAGTGCTTCATCACCAACTCCGGTACGGACATCACCGCGCTGGTCACCGTCACCGCCGTCACCGGCCGAAAGGAGGACGGCCGGCCCGAGATCTCCTCGATCATCGTGCCGTCCGGCACCCCCGGCTTCACCGTGGCCGCCCCCTACTCCAAGGTGGGGTGGAACGCGTCGGACACCCGCGAGCTGTCCTTCGCCGACTGCCGGGTCCCGGCCGCGAATCTGCTGGGCGCGGAGGCCCGGGGCTACGCCCAGTTCCTGCGGATACTGGACGAGGGCCGGATCGCGATCTCCGCCCTGGCCACCGGGCTCGCCCAGGGCTGTGTGGACGAGTCGGTGGCGTACGCCAGGACCCGCGAGGCGTTCGGCCGCCCCATCGGCGCCAACCAGGCCATCCAGTTCAAGCTGGCCGATATGGAGGTGCGCGCCCATATGGCCCGGGTGGCCTGGCGGGACGCGGCCTCCCGCCTCGTCCTCGGCGAGCCGTTCAAGAAGGAGGCGTCGATCGCGAAGCTCTACTCCTCCGAGATCGCGGTGGACAACGCCCGCGAGGCCACCCAGATCCACGGTGGCTACGGCTTCATGAACGAGTACCCGGTGGCCCGGATGTGGCGCGACTCCAAGATCCTGGAGATCGGCGAGGGCACCAGCGAGGTCCAGCGGATGCTGATCGCGCGGGAGCTGGGCTTCGCGAGCTGA
- a CDS encoding RICIN domain-containing protein has protein sequence MMDDYCEHRGTAEWFRIQRVTKPVSGYRIKAVHSGQCVSVPGGSPRKGDPVLQLPCAADDTGQIFRFDPVRAPTAIPSITSN, from the coding sequence ATGATGGACGACTACTGCGAGCACCGGGGCACGGCCGAGTGGTTCCGCATCCAGCGGGTCACGAAGCCGGTGAGCGGCTACCGGATCAAGGCGGTGCACTCGGGCCAGTGCGTTTCGGTGCCGGGTGGTTCGCCCCGGAAGGGCGATCCGGTGCTCCAACTGCCGTGCGCCGCCGACGACACGGGCCAGATCTTCCGCTTCGATCCGGTCCGCGCGCCGACGGCGATCCCCTCCATCACCAGCAACTGA
- a CDS encoding beta-N-acetylhexosaminidase: MRRRRARLLCSLLLTVVAGAGTAASSASAAPASLSSSVPGAAAAPTPLDRVVPAPASVRPAAGSYAIHPDTPIRVSGSDGSARSARRVADYLETVLRPATGYRLPVTARAGADGIRLRLTPKAAAVSKLGAEGYRLEVTGRAITVTARGSAGLFHGVQTLRQLLPASIERTTRQAGPWRISAGTITDEPRYAWRGAMLDVSRHFFGVDQVKRYIDQLALYKINTLHLHLSDDQGWRIAIDSWPRLATHGGSTQVGGGPGGYYTKDDYREIVSYAAGRELTVVPEIDMPGHTNAALASYAELNCDGVAPPLYTGTEVGFSSLCAPKDVTYDFVDDVIRELAALTPGPYLHIGGDEAHSTSHEDYVAFMDRVQPVVAKYGKTAIGWHQLTGAHPAKGAIAQYWGTDGSEKEVADAAKAGTRLILSPANRAYLDMKYDANTPLGQNWAGYVEAKQSYDWDPGTYIKDAPASSVLGVEAPLWSETLETSEHIEYMAFPRLPGIAELGWSPASAHDWDGYRVRVAAQGPRWDAMGITYYHSPQIPWPTVG, from the coding sequence GTGAGACGACGTCGTGCCCGACTTCTGTGTTCCCTGCTGCTGACCGTGGTGGCCGGGGCGGGGACCGCAGCCTCCTCCGCCTCAGCCGCTCCGGCTTCCCTCTCGTCCTCCGTTCCGGGCGCCGCGGCCGCCCCGACCCCCCTGGACCGGGTCGTGCCCGCGCCCGCGTCCGTACGGCCCGCGGCGGGCTCGTACGCGATCCACCCCGACACCCCCATCCGGGTCTCCGGCTCCGACGGCTCGGCGCGCTCGGCGCGCCGGGTGGCCGACTACCTCGAGACGGTGCTGCGGCCCGCCACCGGCTATCGGCTGCCCGTCACCGCGCGGGCGGGCGCCGACGGCATCCGGCTGCGGCTGACGCCCAAGGCCGCCGCGGTGTCGAAGCTCGGCGCCGAGGGATACCGGCTGGAGGTGACCGGCCGCGCGATCACCGTCACCGCGCGCGGCTCCGCGGGGCTGTTCCACGGCGTCCAGACGCTGCGGCAGCTCCTGCCCGCGTCCATCGAGCGCACCACCCGGCAGGCGGGCCCCTGGCGGATCTCCGCCGGCACCATCACCGATGAGCCGCGCTATGCCTGGCGGGGCGCGATGCTCGATGTCTCCCGGCACTTCTTCGGCGTGGACCAGGTCAAGCGCTATATCGACCAGCTCGCCCTCTACAAGATCAACACGCTGCATCTGCACCTGTCGGACGACCAGGGGTGGCGGATCGCCATCGACTCCTGGCCGCGGCTGGCCACGCACGGCGGCTCCACCCAGGTCGGCGGCGGCCCCGGCGGCTACTACACCAAGGACGACTACCGCGAGATCGTGAGCTACGCGGCCGGCCGTGAGCTGACCGTCGTCCCCGAGATCGACATGCCGGGCCACACCAACGCGGCGCTCGCCTCCTACGCGGAGCTCAACTGCGACGGCGTCGCCCCGCCGCTCTACACCGGCACCGAGGTCGGTTTCAGCTCGCTGTGCGCGCCGAAGGACGTCACGTACGACTTCGTGGACGACGTCATCCGCGAGCTCGCCGCGCTCACCCCCGGCCCCTACCTCCACATCGGCGGGGACGAGGCCCACTCCACCAGCCATGAGGACTATGTGGCCTTCATGGACCGGGTGCAGCCGGTGGTCGCCAAGTACGGCAAGACGGCGATCGGCTGGCACCAGTTGACCGGTGCGCATCCCGCGAAGGGCGCGATCGCCCAGTACTGGGGGACGGACGGGAGTGAGAAGGAGGTCGCGGATGCGGCCAAGGCGGGCACCCGGCTGATCCTCTCACCGGCCAACCGCGCCTACCTGGACATGAAGTACGACGCCAACACGCCGCTGGGGCAGAACTGGGCCGGGTACGTCGAGGCGAAGCAGTCCTACGACTGGGACCCGGGCACCTACATCAAGGACGCCCCGGCGTCCTCGGTGCTCGGTGTCGAGGCGCCGCTGTGGTCGGAGACCCTCGAGACCAGCGAGCACATCGAGTACATGGCCTTCCCCCGCCTCCCCGGCATCGCCGAACTCGGCTGGTCCCCCGCGAGCGCACATGACTGGGACGGCTACCGGGTCCGGGTGGCGGCGCAGGGCCCCCGCTGGGACGCCATGGGCATCACGTACTACCACTCCCCGCAGATCCCCTGGCCCACCGTCGGGTGA
- a CDS encoding DUF4429 domain-containing protein — MAEITQPDGAWSFDGEAIRIVPGRDRSVHAVRQALGELTVPLVALAGVAYEPGRKSGRLRLRLREGADPLLQITGGKLPDAADPYQLSVEPERRDLAEYLVDEVRQGLALDQVPSGPCDHYVLPGPSVPVSASAGDATASFDGERIRLDWNWKTEDSKKSGGPRTILLPDLELVEWVPAAGLENGHLRFVVAKATATAAPKYDPHAVVLYGFKKDPLMALVAAAVIARMPHPGAPAETLPAQPPTPEPPADAPPAGSDEGDVDHDALLRRLRELGDLHQSGILTEAEFTTAKQAVLRRFSGA, encoded by the coding sequence ATGGCGGAAATAACCCAGCCCGATGGTGCCTGGAGCTTTGACGGGGAAGCGATCCGGATCGTCCCGGGGCGGGACCGCAGCGTGCACGCCGTACGGCAGGCGCTCGGCGAACTGACGGTCCCCCTGGTGGCCTTGGCCGGTGTCGCCTACGAGCCGGGGCGCAAGTCGGGCCGGCTGCGGCTGCGGCTGCGCGAGGGGGCGGACCCGCTGCTGCAGATCACCGGCGGCAAGCTGCCGGACGCCGCCGATCCGTATCAGCTCTCGGTGGAACCGGAGCGCAGGGATCTCGCCGAGTATCTGGTCGACGAGGTCCGCCAGGGCCTGGCCCTGGATCAGGTGCCGTCCGGCCCCTGCGACCACTATGTGCTGCCCGGCCCCTCGGTGCCGGTCTCGGCTTCAGCGGGCGACGCCACGGCCTCGTTCGACGGTGAGCGGATCCGGCTGGACTGGAACTGGAAGACCGAGGACTCGAAGAAGTCCGGCGGCCCCCGCACCATCCTCCTGCCGGACCTGGAGCTGGTGGAGTGGGTCCCGGCCGCCGGGCTGGAGAACGGCCACCTCCGCTTCGTCGTGGCGAAGGCCACGGCGACGGCCGCGCCCAAGTACGACCCGCATGCCGTGGTGCTCTACGGCTTCAAGAAGGATCCACTGATGGCGCTGGTCGCGGCGGCCGTCATAGCGCGGATGCCGCATCCGGGCGCCCCGGCGGAGACGCTCCCCGCCCAGCCGCCCACCCCCGAGCCGCCCGCGGACGCTCCGCCCGCCGGAAGCGATGAGGGTGACGTGGATCACGACGCCCTGCTGCGACGGCTGCGCGAACTCGGCGATCTTCACCAGAGCGGGATCCTCACCGAGGCGGAGTTCACCACCGCCAAACAGGCCGTACTCCGCCGCTTTTCCGGCGCCTGA